One window of the Coffea eugenioides isolate CCC68of unplaced genomic scaffold, Ceug_1.0 ScVebR1_150;HRSCAF=607, whole genome shotgun sequence genome contains the following:
- the LOC113755471 gene encoding uncharacterized protein LOC113755471 produces the protein MVFLKVTPLRGTVAARKGKKLKPRYVGPYKIQRRVETVAYQLELLTSMSRIHNVFHVSLLKKYHPDPTHILQPKDVELDETLTYEEQPVQILDRKVKELRNKRIPLVKILWRNHDMEEATWELEEDMQKKYPSLFMNKGINFEDEIVLRGGGYETPVSH, from the coding sequence ATGGTGTTCCTAAAGGTTACACCACTAAGGGGAACCGTTGCGGctagaaaaggaaagaaattgaaaccccGATATGTAGGGCCGTATAAGATTCAACGACGAGTCGAGACGGTGGCATATCAGCTAGAATTGCTAACCAGTATGTCTCGAATTCACAATGTCTTTCATGTTTCCTTACTCAAGAAATACCATCCCGACCCCACTCACATTCTACAACCTAAGGACGTGGAGCTAGATGAAACCCTCACCTACGAAGAGCAACCAGTACAGAttttggatcgaaaggtgaaagAACTAAGGAATAAACGGATAcctttggtgaagattttatggagaaatcatgaTATGGAGGAAGCCACCTGGGAATTGGAGGAAGACATGCAAAAGAAGTATCCTTCTTTGTTCATGAACAAAGgtattaatttcgaggacgaaattgttctAAGAGGGGGAGGTTATGAGACCCCGGTTAGTCATTAA
- the LOC113755474 gene encoding uncharacterized protein LOC113755474, translated as MSTHPESSDRPVMAPSTDLANLGAQLSEVLNKFNELSMEMTAQRRVIHQLVTGNDSGGQPEPLPASQPEPQLILLPYTQTSVTSHVINPPEEAFIYPTHGLPPTYAPNASYMQAPQNYPPVNLNMPLEPQGPHYYSTTEPFKLDTTALGKVERRESSALIDKNLLKRLDRFDEFIRKSQGLSKQRGLDYNELCLFPDMQLPVGFKAPKFSKYDGTGNPKTHLRLFVNKLGKPLDLSTAFVRQYEYNCELAPTRTTLEGTKRKPSEDHKTYAKRWRILAAKVEPSMTEEEIVRTFIKAYDPSYFEEIFRMTGCSFAEIVNKLEEYDEFLRAGKIVNVSALKS; from the exons atgagtacacaCCCGGAATCATCCGACAGGCCTGTAATGGCACCATCAACTGATTTGGCAAACCTGGGAGCTCAACTGAGCGAAgttttaaataaatttaatGAGCTAAGCATGGAAATGACGGCCCAACGGCGCGTGATTCATCAGTTAGTCACTGGTAACGATAGTGGTGGCCAACCTGAGCCTTTACCTGCTAGTCAGCCTGAACCACAACTAATACTTTTACCCTATACTCAAACCTCTGTTACTTCACATGTCATAAATCCACCTGAAGAAGCTTTCATCTATCCCACTCATGGCTTACCACCTACCTATGCACCCAATGCTTCTTACATGCAAGCTCCCCAAAATTATCCACCGGTTAATCTGAACATGCCACTTGAACCTCAAGGACCACATTACTATTCCACTACAGAGCCATTCAAACTAGACACCACTGCCCTAGGAAAAGTGGAAAGAAGAGAATCTTCCGCGCTAATTGACAAGAATTTGCTAAAGAGATTGGATCGATTTGATGAATTCATAAGGAAGAGTCAAGGATTGAGCAAACAAAGAGGGTTGGACTATAATGAGTTGTGCCTGTTTCCTGATATGCAACTGCCTGTGGGTTTTAAAGCGCCCAAGTTTAGCAAATATGATGGAACTGGTAACCCCAAGACGCATTTAAGACTATTTGTAAATAAGTTGGGAAAGCCA TTGGATTTGTCAACTGCCTTCGTGAGACAGTATGAGTACAATTGTGAACTTGCTCCAACGAGAACCACGCTTGAAGGCACTAAAAGGAAGCCATCTGAGGATCATAAGACATATGCCAAGCGATGGCGAATATTGGCAGCCAAAGTGGAACCTTCGATGACAGAAGAGGAAATTGTCCGTACGTTTATTAAGGCGTATGACCCGTCCtattttgaggaaatttttcgcatgactggatgctcgtttgcAGAAATTGTCAACAAATTGGAGGAATATGATGAGTTTTTAAGAGcgggaaagattgttaatgtgtcagCTCTAAAATCGTAA